One part of the Lachnospiraceae bacterium JLR.KK002 genome encodes these proteins:
- a CDS encoding relaxase/mobilization nuclease domain-containing protein: MAVCEIWDVKGRLDHPIDYAENPEKTANPKYTDADLQAMGDVMKYATNGDKTERQFFVTGVNCDPATARDEMMIAKAGWNDQSEIVCYHGFQSFKAGEVTPEQAHEVGVKLAEKMWGERFQVIVATHLNTECLHNHFVVNSVSYIDGRHYHDNKKNLRLLRQRSDELCREYSLSVIEHPSGRKKPYVLCQAEKNGLPTRDAVARQAVDEAISKSFTLKDFDRQLSEMGYRINFDPNRKYWTIIGKGWQRPKRLYKLGEDYTNERITERIKENSYAVKFQNFSKEQPQVRVIKVKGALKDAKKIGGLRGLYLHYCYKLGILPKKKQQNYARLHYLLKDDLLKMDAITNETRLLCRNHIDTAGQLLSYKSSLESEMQELTEQRKGLYSQSRKSVGEEKEAVKARLSEITERMKTLRREVRLCDGVLARSNTIKEKLQTIRADEKEQKGKELMKHEHRRRSGGANRKDELGGI; encoded by the coding sequence ATGGCGGTCTGCGAGATATGGGATGTAAAAGGCAGGCTCGACCACCCCATCGACTATGCGGAGAACCCAGAAAAGACCGCCAACCCAAAATACACGGATGCAGACTTGCAGGCGATGGGCGACGTGATGAAGTACGCCACCAACGGCGACAAGACCGAGCGGCAGTTTTTCGTCACGGGCGTAAACTGCGACCCCGCCACCGCAAGGGACGAGATGATGATTGCGAAAGCGGGGTGGAACGACCAGAGCGAAATAGTCTGTTATCACGGTTTCCAGAGTTTTAAAGCGGGCGAGGTCACGCCAGAGCAGGCACATGAGGTCGGCGTGAAGCTGGCGGAGAAGATGTGGGGAGAAAGGTTTCAAGTAATCGTGGCGACGCATCTGAACACAGAATGCCTGCACAACCACTTTGTCGTAAACTCTGTTTCTTATATTGACGGCAGGCATTACCATGACAACAAGAAGAACCTGCGGCTGCTCCGCCAGCGTTCGGATGAATTGTGCCGTGAGTATTCCCTATCGGTCATCGAACACCCAAGCGGCAGGAAGAAGCCCTATGTCCTCTGCCAAGCCGAGAAGAACGGTCTGCCTACGAGGGATGCCGTGGCACGGCAGGCGGTGGATGAAGCCATCAGCAAGTCATTTACGCTGAAAGACTTTGACCGTCAGTTGTCGGAAATGGGATACCGCATCAATTTTGACCCCAACCGAAAATACTGGACGATAATCGGCAAAGGGTGGCAAAGACCGAAGCGTCTCTATAAGCTCGGCGAAGATTACACCAACGAGAGGATAACGGAACGCATCAAGGAAAATTCCTATGCAGTGAAGTTCCAGAACTTTTCCAAAGAACAGCCGCAGGTCAGAGTGATAAAGGTAAAAGGCGCATTAAAGGATGCCAAGAAAATCGGCGGCTTGCGTGGGCTGTATCTCCACTACTGCTACAAGCTCGGCATCCTGCCAAAGAAGAAACAACAGAATTACGCACGGCTTCACTATCTTCTGAAAGACGACTTGCTGAAGATGGATGCCATCACAAACGAAACAAGGCTGCTCTGCCGCAACCATATCGACACGGCGGGGCAGCTTTTGTCTTATAAAAGCTCTCTGGAATCCGAGATGCAGGAGCTGACCGAACAGCGCAAGGGGCTTTACTCCCAATCCCGAAAATCTGTCGGGGAAGAAAAAGAAGCGGTCAAGGCTCGGCTCTCGGAAATCACGGAGAGGATGAAAACACTGCGGAGGGAGGTCAGATTATGCGACGGTGTGCTTGCCCGAAGCAACACTATCAAGGAGAAGTTGCAGACCATACGGGCAGATGAAAAAGAACAGAAAGGAAAGGAGCTGATGAAGCATGAACACAGGCGGCGAAGCGGCGGAGCAAATCGTAAGGATGAGCTTGGAGGGATTTGA
- a CDS encoding plasmid mobilization relaxosome protein MobC, with product MRKRNVQILFRLTEEEAEYLCSLAERSGHSRQALLQSMVMGYRLCEKPDPEFYKIMRELSAIGNRINQLAAKANALNFVDTPMLYDEAKRWRDFRLDVGRCYLVPRKMSG from the coding sequence ATGCGGAAACGAAACGTGCAGATACTGTTCCGACTGACCGAGGAAGAAGCTGAATACCTCTGCTCCCTTGCGGAGAGGTCGGGACACTCCAGACAAGCCCTGCTCCAGTCGATGGTCATGGGCTACCGCCTGTGCGAGAAGCCAGACCCAGAGTTTTATAAAATCATGCGGGAATTGTCCGCCATCGGCAACCGCATCAACCAGCTTGCGGCAAAGGCGAACGCCCTAAACTTTGTAGACACGCCGATGCTCTATGACGAAGCGAAGCGTTGGCGGGACTTCCGTCTGGACGTGGGCAGATGCTATCTTGTGCCGAGGAAGATGTCTGGCTGA
- a CDS encoding DUF3789 domain-containing protein, which translates to MSEFIYFILGTTLGGMCGVACMCVLQINRLSEGKGDLDAETKRADTVPTDRGRS; encoded by the coding sequence ATGAGTGAATTTATATATTTTATCCTCGGCACGACGCTCGGAGGGATGTGCGGCGTGGCGTGTATGTGCGTGCTGCAGATTAACAGGCTTTCCGAGGGAAAGGGGGATTTGGATGCGGAAACGAAACGTGCAGATACTGTTCCGACTGACCGAGGAAGAAGCTGA
- a CDS encoding DUF3991 and TOPRIM domain-containing protein, which yields MKSSRAYVQIDPDVLEQVRQIDLLSYLRAYEPSNLVKVKGTTNVYCTAEHDSLKISNDKWYWWSRGFGGYSALDYLMKVKEYGFVEAVEILTGQTMADWKPPPPAVKKDEPKVLLLPPKNKNCDRVAKYLFGRGIDYQLIQECIAEGIIFESADYHNAVFIGKDESGTPKYAACRGTISSFKRDASGSDKRYSFRLLAREPCASVHLFEAAIDLLSYATYLKCEGKDYKAENLLSLSGVYQPKKEIKDSKIPVALTTFLKANPQINTIYLHLDKDKAGRLCTAALKELLQKDYRIVDEPPPVGKDFNDFLMLYLGIARQKMSCERSDAR from the coding sequence TTGAAAAGTAGCAGAGCTTATGTGCAGATTGACCCAGACGTGCTTGAACAGGTAAGGCAGATAGACCTGCTTTCCTATCTTAGAGCTTATGAGCCGAGCAATCTTGTCAAGGTCAAAGGCACAACGAACGTGTACTGTACCGCAGAGCATGACAGCCTAAAGATTTCCAACGACAAATGGTACTGGTGGTCGAGGGGCTTCGGCGGATATTCCGCCCTTGATTATCTGATGAAAGTTAAGGAATACGGCTTTGTAGAAGCCGTGGAAATCCTCACGGGGCAGACGATGGCGGACTGGAAGCCGCCGCCTCCTGCCGTGAAAAAAGACGAGCCAAAGGTGCTGCTCCTGCCGCCGAAAAACAAAAATTGCGACAGGGTGGCGAAGTATCTTTTCGGGCGTGGCATTGATTATCAGCTTATCCAGGAGTGCATCGCCGAGGGGATTATTTTCGAGAGTGCCGACTACCACAACGCCGTTTTTATCGGCAAGGATGAAAGCGGAACGCCCAAATACGCCGCCTGCCGTGGCACAATCAGCAGCTTTAAGCGTGATGCATCGGGCAGCGACAAGCGGTATTCGTTTCGGCTTCTGGCGAGAGAACCGTGTGCTTCGGTGCATTTATTTGAAGCTGCCATTGATTTATTGTCCTATGCCACTTATTTAAAGTGTGAGGGGAAAGATTACAAAGCGGAAAACCTGCTTTCTCTTTCGGGGGTGTATCAGCCAAAGAAAGAGATAAAGGACAGCAAAATCCCCGTTGCCCTCACGACTTTTTTGAAAGCAAACCCGCAAATCAATACCATCTATCTGCATCTGGATAAGGACAAGGCAGGTCGCTTATGTACCGCAGCCTTAAAAGAATTGTTGCAGAAAGACTACCGAATCGTTGATGAACCGCCGCCAGTCGGCAAGGACTTCAACGATTTTTTAATGTTGTATCTTGGGATTGCAAGGCAGAAAATGAGTTGTGAAAGGAGTGATGCCCGCTGA
- a CDS encoding DUF3848 domain-containing protein, translated as MDYQAYRQSLNQKLAEKVQREFADFREDILSKSPQEVYDAAYQIIIKSDIAECFSEADYSPQAVKALMKSPNLLRDIYEEWLEKDDSHMEDLRQTIADFKSYMVKTEKILSGKER; from the coding sequence TTGGATTACCAAGCGTACAGACAGTCCCTTAATCAAAAACTGGCTGAAAAAGTACAGCGTGAGTTTGCCGATTTCCGTGAGGACATTCTAAGCAAAAGCCCGCAGGAAGTTTACGATGCCGCATATCAAATTATCATAAAGAGTGACATTGCAGAGTGCTTTTCCGAAGCGGATTATTCCCCGCAGGCAGTAAAAGCCCTTATGAAGTCACCGAATCTTTTGCGGGATATTTATGAGGAATGGCTTGAAAAGGACGATTCTCACATGGAAGATTTACGCCAGACCATCGCTGATTTTAAGTCCTATATGGTTAAGACGGAAAAGATTTTGTCTGGGAAAGAAAGGTGA
- a CDS encoding C-GCAxxG-C-C family protein, protein MKEYITKRVHELYWKEDINCARTALVCLSELFEIVIEPQTIWSAVGLHGAGGYRAQCGLVEGTLMFIGIYLHMIGKSEDEIVSACYNFASAFDREFGSLRCFELRPTGFSESDPPHMCENLTCNGIGFAYQYILGITEK, encoded by the coding sequence ATGAAAGAATATATAACAAAGCGGGTACATGAATTGTACTGGAAAGAAGATATAAATTGTGCAAGGACAGCACTTGTCTGTTTGAGCGAATTATTTGAAATTGTCATTGAGCCGCAAACAATCTGGTCTGCGGTTGGATTGCATGGCGCGGGTGGATATAGGGCACAATGTGGTTTAGTTGAAGGTACGCTTATGTTCATTGGAATTTATCTTCATATGATAGGAAAATCAGAAGATGAAATTGTATCTGCCTGCTATAATTTTGCGTCTGCCTTTGATAGAGAATTTGGTTCATTAAGATGTTTTGAATTACGTCCTACGGGTTTTTCAGAGAGCGACCCACCACATATGTGTGAAAACTTGACTTGTAATGGAATCGGATTTGCATATCAATATATTTTGGGAATCACAGAAAAGTAA
- a CDS encoding nuclear transport factor 2 family protein, with protein sequence MNQRERIIRLWFDMWLQQKDLGIDDIFTEDVIYIESWSPKYENRITVKHWFEEWNTRGKVLVWDIKQYFHKESQTIVEWYFKNEMNDGSIEEFDGMSLIEWTSDNKIKLLKEFGCNLNNYNPYQHGDVPQFRKEQANWF encoded by the coding sequence ATGAATCAAAGAGAAAGGATAATCCGTTTGTGGTTTGATATGTGGCTGCAACAAAAAGACTTAGGGATAGATGATATTTTTACGGAAGATGTTATTTATATTGAAAGTTGGAGTCCGAAATATGAAAACCGTATAACCGTTAAACATTGGTTTGAAGAATGGAACACTCGTGGTAAAGTTCTTGTATGGGATATAAAACAGTACTTCCATAAGGAAAGCCAAACTATTGTAGAATGGTATTTTAAGAATGAGATGAACGATGGTAGCATTGAGGAATTTGATGGTATGTCACTTATCGAATGGACATCTGATAACAAAATAAAATTGTTAAAAGAATTTGGCTGTAATTTAAATAATTATAACCCATATCAACATGGCGATGTACCACAATTTAGAAAAGAACAGGCAAATTGGTTTTGA
- a CDS encoding PhzF family phenazine biosynthesis protein, with protein MSNLSETAFIYKNGKDYILRWFTPSFEIDLCGHATLAAAFIVFNHLDCNSDKVNFETVSGVLSVIRKGDLYEMTFPKRIAQSIMKKPDIVESLSFEPLELYSERDLYVVMNNEEEVKNYIPDYTKLKKLDSWLGIVITAKGNNADFVSRYFCPELMFEDPVTGSAHSTLVPIWSNKLGKNKLLAKQLSKRGGTLYCECSNNNIKISGNAVIYSKGSILL; from the coding sequence TTGAGTAATTTATCCGAAACAGCATTTATTTATAAGAATGGCAAGGATTATATATTAAGATGGTTTACGCCATCATTTGAAATAGACCTTTGTGGTCACGCAACATTAGCAGCTGCCTTTATTGTCTTTAATCACTTAGATTGCAATTCAGATAAAGTTAATTTTGAAACTGTTAGTGGCGTTTTAAGCGTTATTCGAAAAGGGGATTTGTATGAAATGACTTTTCCAAAAAGAATAGCACAGAGTATTATGAAAAAGCCAGATATTGTTGAATCACTCAGTTTTGAGCCGCTTGAGCTTTATTCTGAACGGGATTTATATGTAGTAATGAATAATGAAGAAGAAGTTAAAAATTATATTCCAGATTATACGAAACTTAAAAAATTAGATTCTTGGCTTGGAATTGTAATAACAGCAAAGGGTAATAATGCTGATTTTGTTTCGAGATATTTTTGTCCAGAATTGATGTTTGAAGACCCAGTAACAGGTTCTGCCCACAGCACTTTAGTACCAATATGGAGCAATAAGTTGGGAAAAAATAAACTATTGGCAAAACAATTATCTAAAAGAGGAGGCACTCTCTATTGTGAATGTAGCAATAATAATATAAAAATTTCAGGAAATGCAGTCATTTATTCAAAAGGAAGTATTTTGTTATGA
- a CDS encoding transposase — translation MSSIPYNAENGNEISSSVTNFMTQFQIGKLLFKCNAGKAKGIPVIEVFRYLFCLIFSDRSMYMQWKTGIFDGSFCKNTVYRFLNNAKINWSRFTTLLSSRIINDFMKPLTDESRKDVFIIDDSLFDRSRSNKTELLAKVFDHCSMKYKRGYRMLTLGWSDGNSFVPINHRLLSAADDKNLLCKAANFDGRSLAGKRRKESRRKATEVLIDLIRAAQSSGVSAKYVLFDSWFSSPKTITALKTNCELDTIAMVKKSSKIKYGYQGGRYSIKEIYKQCRKRRGRSKYLLSIDVTVGDEAIEAKIVCVRNKSKKKDWLAIISTDTTLSEEEIIRIYGKRWDIEVFFKTCKSCLHLVKECRSLSYDALTAHVSIVFARYMMLAVTQRCNTDDKTICELFFCLMDELDDITFSQSMRIIIDALMDTVMEYFHITEQQLEEFTASFIQRLPKYMQKALECGSAAA, via the coding sequence ATGTCAAGTATACCATATAATGCTGAAAACGGAAATGAGATTTCTAGCTCTGTCACAAATTTTATGACCCAATTCCAAATCGGGAAACTTCTTTTCAAATGTAATGCCGGTAAAGCAAAAGGGATTCCGGTAATCGAAGTGTTTCGATACCTGTTCTGTCTCATTTTCTCGGATCGAAGCATGTATATGCAGTGGAAAACAGGCATATTTGATGGTTCATTCTGCAAGAACACCGTTTATCGCTTCCTCAATAATGCGAAGATTAACTGGTCTCGGTTCACAACCTTGCTTTCAAGCCGGATCATTAACGATTTCATGAAGCCGCTTACGGATGAGAGCCGCAAAGATGTCTTCATTATTGATGACAGCCTGTTTGACCGTTCCCGTTCAAATAAAACGGAACTTCTGGCGAAAGTCTTCGACCACTGCTCTATGAAGTACAAGAGAGGTTACCGTATGCTGACACTTGGATGGTCCGATGGCAACTCCTTTGTTCCGATCAACCATCGTCTTCTGTCGGCAGCCGACGATAAAAACCTGCTCTGCAAAGCTGCAAACTTCGATGGACGTTCTCTTGCCGGGAAAAGGCGGAAAGAATCCAGACGAAAAGCAACAGAAGTCTTGATTGACCTGATCAGAGCAGCACAATCATCTGGAGTTTCTGCAAAATATGTGCTGTTCGACAGCTGGTTTTCATCACCCAAGACCATCACCGCCTTAAAGACAAACTGCGAATTGGACACAATCGCAATGGTTAAGAAAAGCAGTAAAATCAAATATGGCTATCAGGGTGGCAGATACAGCATCAAGGAAATCTATAAACAGTGCAGAAAACGCAGAGGACGCTCCAAATATCTGCTTTCCATTGACGTAACCGTTGGTGACGAGGCAATTGAGGCAAAAATCGTCTGTGTCCGGAACAAAAGCAAGAAAAAAGACTGGCTTGCCATCATCAGCACGGATACAACTCTCTCAGAGGAAGAAATCATCCGTATTTATGGGAAGCGCTGGGATATTGAGGTGTTTTTCAAGACCTGCAAATCCTGTCTGCATCTGGTAAAGGAGTGCCGGAGCCTTTCCTATGACGCTTTGACCGCTCATGTATCCATTGTTTTTGCACGATATATGATGCTTGCAGTTACACAGCGATGCAATACGGATGACAAAACGATTTGCGAACTGTTTTTCTGCCTCATGGATGAACTGGATGACATCACGTTCAGTCAATCCATGAGGATTATCATAGATGCACTAATGGATACCGTTATGGAATATTTCCACATCACAGAACAGCAGCTGGAGGAATTCACCGCCAGCTTTATTCAGCGGCTGCCAAAGTACATGCAAAAAGCATTGGAGTGCGGTTCAGCGGCTGCCTGA
- a CDS encoding PhzF family phenazine biosynthesis protein — translation MDYYVVDAFTDKLFSGNPACICVSEKTLSNEVMQNIAFENNLLKLPTLKMGFAP, via the coding sequence ATGGATTACTATGTGGTTGATGCTTTTACTGATAAGTTGTTTAGTGGCAATCCAGCTTGCATATGTGTGTCAGAAAAAACACTTTCCAATGAAGTTATGCAAAATATAGCATTTGAAAATAATTTACTCAAACTTCCCACATTAAAAATGGGATTTGCTCCTTGA
- a CDS encoding DUF6664 family protein, producing MSDAFRFETFVDVHSNIFNEYLGSVITKLSRENEEYRAIRAEIESLYEKYPKVLGVFDTETSVELTEEECATLIKVMELRNKLTDMEMQSVYFRGCYDSVGYLKKAGIL from the coding sequence ATGTCTGATGCATTCAGATTTGAAACTTTTGTAGATGTCCACAGCAATATCTTTAATGAATACCTCGGTTCTGTCATCACAAAGCTGTCCAGAGAAAATGAGGAATACCGTGCCATAAGAGCTGAAATTGAGAGCCTTTATGAGAAATATCCGAAAGTTTTAGGTGTGTTTGATACGGAAACATCGGTGGAACTGACCGAGGAGGAATGTGCCACACTGATTAAAGTAATGGAGCTTAGAAACAAACTTACGGATATGGAGATGCAGTCGGTTTACTTCCGTGGATGCTATGACAGCGTAGGGTATCTGAAAAAAGCAGGGATTTTATAA
- a CDS encoding IS110 family transposase gives MKYPKVLMMLESIPYLSVGLDVGADFTWMSIMLPNGILTGKPFKIIHSDPQSRELAVAKIKEAQEMYSLESRCFLESTGIYHIPLLYFLRDKGFDCSVINPIITKNSTNMNVRKLHNDKFDSKKAAKVGLDASLKTSIIPDDEVIDLRNLVRDYYYFKDLQSAVVLKLTAELKVSFPAYRKVFSTVTTQTSLNLLEAYPFAADMLAAPKDILVETIRKTARFGEKYAVSKYDAIRAAAKDAAVFGRALQSSALRIRLYIKTYREYQEHLDNILEDLHKAVDKLEGTPVYDRIFLLQSLRGVGFLSAAVLIAEMGSFDLFSSPKKLYAYFGLDPAVKQSGKFNGDKVHMSKRGSSLARRILHMVAINNLKVDKGTKTPVNPVIHGYYTDKCKSKKKNVAVGAVMHKICNIIFAMLRDNKPFEIITPQEHCERYLAAHPDKIQNAA, from the coding sequence ATGAAATACCCAAAAGTACTTATGATGCTTGAAAGCATCCCTTATCTCTCAGTCGGGCTTGATGTCGGCGCAGACTTCACCTGGATGTCCATCATGCTGCCCAATGGCATTCTCACCGGGAAACCTTTTAAGATCATTCATTCTGATCCGCAGTCCCGTGAGCTTGCTGTCGCAAAAATAAAGGAAGCACAAGAGATGTATTCCCTCGAAAGCCGCTGCTTCCTTGAGTCCACCGGGATCTACCACATCCCGCTCCTGTACTTCCTTCGTGATAAGGGGTTTGACTGCTCAGTCATTAATCCTATCATCACTAAGAATAGCACAAATATGAACGTAAGGAAACTGCATAATGATAAATTTGATTCAAAAAAAGCTGCCAAAGTCGGCCTGGATGCTTCCCTTAAGACTTCCATCATACCAGATGATGAGGTCATTGACCTGCGCAACCTGGTACGGGACTACTATTACTTCAAAGACCTGCAGTCCGCTGTCGTCCTGAAGCTCACGGCGGAACTGAAAGTGTCCTTTCCCGCATACCGGAAGGTGTTTAGCACGGTCACTACCCAAACTTCCTTAAATCTTCTGGAAGCTTACCCCTTTGCCGCAGACATGCTTGCCGCCCCAAAAGACATACTTGTGGAAACCATACGCAAAACCGCACGTTTCGGTGAAAAATATGCCGTTTCCAAATATGATGCCATACGTGCTGCCGCAAAGGACGCCGCTGTTTTCGGACGTGCGCTTCAAAGCAGTGCACTCCGGATCCGGCTGTATATCAAAACCTACCGGGAATACCAGGAGCATCTGGACAATATACTTGAGGACCTGCATAAGGCTGTTGATAAGCTGGAAGGGACGCCGGTTTATGACCGTATCTTCCTTCTCCAGTCCCTACGTGGTGTCGGTTTTCTCAGTGCAGCCGTCCTGATCGCTGAAATGGGCTCCTTTGACCTGTTTTCTTCCCCAAAGAAGCTTTATGCTTACTTCGGCTTGGATCCTGCCGTGAAGCAATCCGGCAAGTTCAATGGGGATAAAGTCCACATGTCCAAGAGGGGTTCTAGCCTTGCCAGGCGTATCCTGCATATGGTGGCTATCAATAATCTTAAGGTGGATAAAGGGACAAAAACACCAGTAAATCCAGTTATCCACGGCTATTATACCGACAAATGCAAAAGCAAGAAGAAAAACGTGGCTGTCGGGGCTGTCATGCATAAAATCTGCAATATCATTTTTGCCATGCTCCGGGATAATAAACCATTTGAGATCATCACTCCTCAGGAACACTGTGAGCGGTATCTGGCAGCGCATCCCGACAAGATACAGAACGCAGCCTAA
- a CDS encoding AAA family ATPase translates to MSNCKVIALTNQKGGVGKTTTAVNLGVALAQQGKKVLLIDADAQANLTMSLGYSRPDDLPDTLSTIMQDIIDDKPVDVSRSILHHDEGVDLLPSNIELSGLEVRLINAISRESVLKTCINGVKKNYDTVLIDCMPSLGMLTINALAAADSVVIPTQPHYLSAKGLELLLRSVSKVKRQINPHLRIDGILMTMVMPRTNISKEIMATVKSAYGQRIKVFDAQIPHSIRAVEATAEGKSIFAYDKGGKVAAAYEQFGKSS, encoded by the coding sequence ATGTCAAATTGCAAAGTAATCGCTTTAACCAACCAGAAAGGCGGAGTTGGAAAGACCACCACGGCGGTCAATCTGGGCGTGGCTTTGGCACAGCAAGGCAAAAAAGTCCTGCTTATTGATGCCGACGCACAGGCAAATTTAACCATGTCGCTTGGTTACAGCCGCCCCGACGACTTGCCCGACACGCTCTCCACCATCATGCAGGACATCATTGACGATAAACCCGTCGATGTATCCAGAAGCATCCTGCACCATGACGAGGGCGTTGACCTGCTCCCGTCCAACATTGAACTGTCGGGGCTGGAAGTAAGGCTCATTAACGCCATAAGCCGTGAAAGCGTATTGAAAACCTGCATCAATGGGGTAAAGAAGAACTATGATACTGTCCTTATTGACTGTATGCCGAGCTTGGGGATGCTGACAATCAATGCTCTTGCGGCGGCTGACAGCGTGGTTATCCCGACACAGCCACATTATCTTTCTGCAAAGGGTTTAGAGCTGTTGCTTCGCTCCGTGTCTAAGGTCAAACGGCAAATCAATCCCCATCTGCGGATTGACGGTATCTTAATGACAATGGTAATGCCACGCACGAACATCTCAAAAGAGATTATGGCAACGGTAAAGAGTGCCTATGGGCAGAGAATTAAAGTTTTTGATGCCCAGATACCCCATTCCATCCGTGCGGTAGAAGCCACCGCAGAGGGAAAGAGCATTTTTGCCTACGACAAAGGCGGCAAGGTAGCCGCAGCTTATGAGCAGTTCGGAAAGTCCAGCTAA